The following coding sequences are from one Streptomyces sp. NBC_01232 window:
- a CDS encoding PAS domain-containing protein, whose amino-acid sequence MSSRPSRGAARLAAILDALPDALLLVNANGTVVNANSIALEVMESPGTGLVGRGVLDLLPEFDSKLIPGSMRRPGEDEGGRAKPKRMIARRTDGSEFPVEVTSAHLDGRDAYREPQPSYTGDELLMLVVRDLSQTVDTEAELARSQRQTEMILRAAAEGVVGTDTDGRVVLVNPAAAQILGYRATDLGNRELHGLVQHSRADGSPFPFEESPLADTLRSGRKHRVRGQVLWNKAGQPVSVDLTTSPVRDGEQLVGAVMTFTDRRPYDTLAARHAQLMAVLGESLRGPLDELRGELATLAADDAGQLWPEANQLLHHLAAGYSRMTTLVDNVLGYQRLDSGSDRLSKKKVLINTVVTAGVDGAVELIGPGRAQFAVHAPTIEAEVDGDRIATALAHLVADVAGVDATGKTRQGSGYSDSTIVVAAAQRGDVVRIEVRGPYEGGNPVHEPIVRGIVAAHGGVLQTVEVPGAPGGAYVLELPLGSGAGTVTLPEPVEEPPAGPTTDGSGTAGGAAPGKVSGGRRGRRGVDAFLDDEVTGPEAAQAAQAGQGGGALALPSGRRRAGEVGEVSDSGPELAQSPVNPAGLGTGRRRGRAGDGSGEAEGSSVQAGQGGPGRPVPPQGTALPALPPVPAVPPVPVTEHPAGRRRALGPAGPAQPGGPVPATGLGPTPAPARPIAPEGGFALPAGPTPATPAAGPAPAGADTDADAQAGRRGRRVLGSPAEPEAPAAQPDESAENPTGRRRALAGAPAWPVPSARTAPEDEASGQVAVPGARRPQDSPAEAQAAQPISVRALGTLGQGISVDPGGSGPAAGSGSASGSGRRRRLSEPAPQGRAFAIGAPEAGADEGPEPLDGPGGAVEVVNRPVPRPVDDELPPEPLDNPRRLLVWPAPDVQTQQALSDRGYRPVIVHSREEVDAQIAAFPAALFVDPLTGPITRTALQSLRQAAVAAEVPVLVTAGLGHATREAAYGADPAVLLKALAPRDSEQHPSRVLLIEEHDEIATALTAALERRGMQVARAGADTDAVELATRMRPNLVVMDLMQVRRRRAGIVDWLRANGQLNRTPLVVYTTTGIDPAELPRLASGESVLFLAERATTADVQGRIVDLLAKIGTN is encoded by the coding sequence GTGAGCAGCAGGCCATCCCGAGGCGCTGCTCGCCTCGCAGCAATACTCGACGCTCTTCCGGACGCGCTGTTGCTCGTCAACGCCAACGGCACTGTCGTCAACGCCAATTCGATCGCCCTCGAGGTGATGGAGAGCCCCGGCACCGGGCTGGTCGGCCGCGGCGTGCTCGATCTCCTGCCCGAATTCGACTCCAAGCTGATCCCCGGCTCCATGCGCCGGCCCGGCGAGGACGAGGGCGGCCGTGCGAAGCCCAAACGGATGATCGCGCGCCGCACCGACGGCTCCGAGTTCCCCGTCGAGGTCACCAGCGCCCATCTCGACGGGCGCGACGCCTACCGCGAGCCGCAACCCTCGTACACCGGTGACGAGCTGCTGATGCTCGTGGTGCGGGACCTCTCGCAGACCGTGGACACCGAGGCCGAGCTGGCGCGCTCGCAGCGGCAGACCGAGATGATCCTGCGCGCCGCCGCCGAGGGCGTCGTGGGCACCGACACCGACGGGCGGGTGGTGCTGGTCAACCCGGCCGCCGCCCAGATCCTCGGCTACCGCGCCACCGACCTCGGCAACCGCGAACTGCACGGGCTCGTCCAGCACTCCCGCGCCGACGGCTCCCCCTTCCCCTTCGAGGAGTCCCCGCTCGCCGACACCCTGCGCAGCGGACGCAAGCACCGCGTCCGCGGGCAGGTGCTGTGGAACAAGGCCGGACAGCCGGTCTCCGTCGACCTGACCACCTCGCCCGTACGGGACGGGGAGCAGCTCGTCGGCGCCGTCATGACCTTCACCGACCGGCGGCCCTACGACACCCTTGCCGCGCGGCACGCGCAGCTGATGGCCGTCCTCGGCGAATCCCTGCGCGGCCCGCTGGACGAGCTGCGCGGTGAGCTGGCGACGCTGGCCGCCGACGACGCAGGACAGCTGTGGCCCGAGGCCAACCAGCTGCTGCACCACCTGGCCGCCGGGTATTCGCGGATGACCACCCTGGTGGACAACGTCCTCGGCTACCAGCGCCTGGACTCCGGCAGCGACCGGCTCTCGAAGAAGAAAGTCCTGATCAACACCGTCGTCACGGCGGGCGTCGACGGCGCCGTCGAGCTGATCGGCCCGGGCCGCGCGCAGTTCGCCGTCCACGCGCCGACGATCGAGGCCGAGGTGGACGGGGACCGGATCGCGACCGCGCTCGCCCACCTGGTCGCGGACGTGGCCGGGGTGGACGCCACCGGCAAGACCCGTCAGGGCAGCGGGTACAGCGACTCGACGATCGTGGTGGCCGCCGCGCAGCGCGGTGACGTCGTACGGATCGAGGTGCGCGGCCCGTACGAGGGCGGGAACCCGGTCCACGAGCCGATCGTCCGGGGGATCGTGGCTGCGCACGGCGGCGTCCTGCAGACGGTGGAGGTTCCGGGCGCGCCCGGCGGGGCGTACGTGCTGGAGCTCCCGCTCGGCTCGGGTGCCGGGACGGTGACCCTGCCGGAGCCGGTGGAGGAGCCTCCGGCCGGTCCGACCACGGACGGCTCGGGGACCGCCGGCGGCGCCGCTCCCGGCAAGGTCTCCGGCGGCCGGCGCGGCCGGCGCGGCGTGGATGCCTTCCTGGACGACGAGGTCACCGGCCCCGAAGCGGCTCAGGCGGCGCAGGCCGGCCAGGGTGGTGGCGCGCTGGCGCTGCCGTCCGGGCGGCGGCGGGCCGGCGAGGTGGGCGAGGTTTCCGACTCGGGCCCCGAGCTCGCGCAGTCCCCGGTGAACCCGGCTGGACTCGGCACCGGCCGTCGGCGCGGCCGGGCCGGTGACGGCAGCGGCGAGGCCGAGGGCTCCAGCGTCCAGGCCGGTCAGGGCGGGCCCGGGCGGCCCGTGCCCCCGCAGGGCACCGCCCTGCCCGCACTGCCGCCCGTACCCGCCGTGCCCCCGGTTCCGGTGACGGAGCATCCCGCCGGCCGGCGCCGCGCGCTGGGCCCGGCCGGTCCGGCGCAGCCCGGTGGCCCCGTCCCCGCGACCGGGCTCGGGCCGACGCCCGCTCCCGCGCGGCCCATCGCCCCCGAGGGCGGCTTCGCGTTGCCCGCCGGCCCGACCCCGGCCACCCCCGCCGCCGGCCCCGCTCCTGCCGGGGCCGATACCGACGCCGACGCCCAGGCCGGGCGGCGTGGCCGCCGCGTGCTGGGTTCGCCCGCCGAGCCCGAGGCGCCCGCCGCGCAGCCCGACGAGTCCGCCGAGAACCCGACCGGCCGGCGCCGCGCGCTGGCCGGCGCCCCGGCGTGGCCGGTGCCCTCGGCCCGTACCGCTCCCGAGGACGAGGCCTCCGGCCAGGTCGCGGTCCCCGGTGCGCGCCGACCGCAGGACTCCCCCGCGGAGGCCCAGGCCGCGCAGCCGATCAGCGTGCGCGCCCTCGGCACCCTCGGCCAGGGCATTTCCGTGGACCCGGGCGGTTCCGGCCCGGCCGCCGGGTCCGGTTCGGCCTCCGGGTCCGGCCGCCGCCGACGCCTCTCGGAGCCCGCCCCGCAGGGCCGGGCCTTCGCCATAGGAGCGCCCGAGGCGGGCGCCGACGAGGGTCCCGAGCCGCTGGACGGCCCGGGCGGCGCCGTCGAGGTGGTCAACCGGCCCGTGCCGCGGCCCGTTGACGACGAGCTGCCCCCCGAGCCCCTGGACAACCCCCGCCGACTGCTGGTGTGGCCCGCGCCCGACGTGCAGACGCAGCAGGCGCTCAGCGACCGCGGCTACCGGCCGGTGATCGTGCACTCCCGCGAGGAGGTGGACGCGCAGATCGCCGCGTTCCCCGCCGCGCTGTTCGTCGACCCGCTGACCGGGCCGATCACCCGCACCGCCCTGCAGTCCCTGCGCCAGGCCGCGGTGGCCGCGGAGGTCCCCGTACTGGTCACGGCCGGGCTGGGGCACGCCACGCGCGAGGCGGCGTACGGCGCCGATCCGGCCGTGCTGCTGAAGGCGCTGGCACCGCGCGACAGCGAGCAGCACCCCTCCCGGGTGCTGCTGATCGAGGAGCACGACGAGATCGCGACCGCGCTGACCGCCGCCCTGGAGCGGCGCGGCATGCAGGTCGCGCGGGCGGGTGCCGACACCGACGCCGTGGAGCTGGCGACGCGGATGCGGCCCAACCTGGTGGTCATGGACCTGATGCAGGTACGCCGTCGGCGGGCCGGGATCGTGGACTGGCTGCGCGCCAACGGGCAGCTGAACCGCACCCCTCTGGTCGTCTACACGACGACCGGCATCGACCCTGCCGAACTGCCGCGGCTCGCCTCCGGCGAGAGCGTCCTCTTCCTCGCGGAGCGGGCCACGACGGCGGACGTCCAGGGCCGCATCGTGGACCTGCTGGCCAAGATCGGCACGAACTAG
- a CDS encoding antibiotic biosynthesis monooxygenase: MAITNTSEHTVPADNGEVNLLIARQVEPGHEETFEAWAHGILETAAGFPDHLGYGLFRPAAEGGPWFLVHRFRNQAAFERWQDSPERAQWFSNCLGHHHTEIARRELHGMETWFAKPGTTRPAPPRWKMAISSGLAIFPISLIGNAVLGPYLVDLHFVLRTAAFAVVFSTLMTYVAMPAVSKLLRPWLTRG, translated from the coding sequence ATGGCCATCACCAACACGAGCGAGCACACCGTCCCCGCCGACAACGGGGAGGTGAACCTGCTCATCGCGCGGCAGGTGGAGCCCGGGCACGAGGAGACCTTCGAGGCCTGGGCCCACGGGATCCTGGAGACAGCCGCGGGCTTCCCGGACCACCTCGGGTACGGGCTCTTCCGTCCCGCGGCGGAGGGTGGGCCGTGGTTCCTGGTCCACCGTTTCCGCAATCAGGCCGCGTTCGAGCGCTGGCAGGACTCCCCGGAGCGGGCGCAGTGGTTCTCCAACTGCCTCGGCCACCACCACACGGAGATAGCCCGCCGGGAACTGCACGGCATGGAGACCTGGTTCGCCAAGCCGGGTACGACCCGGCCCGCGCCGCCGCGGTGGAAGATGGCGATCAGCTCGGGGCTGGCCATCTTCCCGATCTCGCTGATCGGCAACGCGGTGCTCGGGCCGTACCTGGTGGATCTGCACTTCGTACTGCGCACGGCCGCCTTCGCCGTCGTCTTCAGCACTCTGATGACCTACGTGGCCATGCCCGCGGTCAGCAAGCTGCTGCGGCCGTGGCTCACGCGGGGATAG
- a CDS encoding long-chain fatty acid--CoA ligase, which yields MLSTMQDVPLLVTRILRHGMTIHGKSQVTTWTGEAEPHRRSFAEIGTRATRLAGALRDELGVQQTDRVATLMWNNAEHVEAYFAIPSMGAVLHTLNLRLPPEQLVFIVNHAVDRVVLVNGTLLPLLVPLLPHLPTIEHVVVSGAGDRSGLEGLDVRVHDYEELLAGRSDTYDWPELDERQAAAMCYTSGTTGDPKGVVYSHRSIYLHSMQVNMTESMGLTDKDTTLVVVPQFHVNAWGLPHATFMTGINMLMPDRFLQPAPLAEMIEQEKPSHAAAVPTIWQGLLAEVTANPRDLTSMKQVTIGGAACPPSLMEAYDKLGVRVCHAWGMTETSPLGTMAHPPAGLSAEEEWPYRITQGRFPAGVEARLVGPGGDLLPWDGESAGELEVRGNWIASSYYGGAAGEPFRPEDKFSADGWLKTGDVGVISADGYLTLTDRAKDVIKSGGEWISSVELENALMAHPEVAEAAVVAVPDEKWGERPLATVVLKEGAAVDYAGLREFLARTIAKWQLPERWTFIEAVPKTSVGKFDKKVIRKQYADGALDVTKLD from the coding sequence TTGCTCAGCACCATGCAGGACGTACCGCTCCTCGTCACCCGCATACTCCGACACGGGATGACGATCCACGGGAAGTCCCAGGTCACGACCTGGACCGGGGAGGCTGAGCCGCACCGCCGCAGCTTCGCCGAGATCGGCACCCGCGCCACCCGTCTCGCCGGCGCGCTGCGCGACGAGCTCGGAGTGCAGCAGACCGACCGGGTCGCCACCCTCATGTGGAACAACGCCGAGCATGTCGAGGCGTACTTCGCGATCCCCTCCATGGGCGCGGTCCTGCACACCCTCAACCTGCGGCTCCCTCCTGAGCAGCTGGTCTTCATCGTCAATCACGCCGTCGACCGCGTCGTCCTGGTCAACGGCACCCTGCTGCCCCTGCTCGTGCCGCTGCTGCCGCACCTGCCGACCATCGAGCACGTCGTGGTATCCGGTGCCGGCGACCGTTCGGGGCTCGAGGGGCTCGACGTCCGCGTGCACGACTACGAGGAGCTCCTCGCGGGCCGCTCCGACACCTACGACTGGCCCGAGCTGGACGAGCGCCAGGCCGCCGCCATGTGCTACACCTCCGGCACCACCGGGGACCCCAAGGGCGTCGTGTACTCCCACCGCTCGATCTACCTGCACTCCATGCAGGTCAACATGACCGAGTCGATGGGCCTGACCGACAAGGACACCACCCTCGTCGTCGTCCCCCAGTTCCACGTGAACGCCTGGGGGCTGCCGCACGCCACCTTCATGACCGGTATCAACATGCTGATGCCGGACCGCTTCCTGCAGCCGGCCCCGCTCGCCGAGATGATCGAGCAGGAGAAGCCCTCACACGCGGCAGCCGTCCCCACCATCTGGCAGGGGCTGCTGGCCGAGGTCACCGCCAACCCGCGCGACCTGACCTCGATGAAGCAGGTCACCATCGGCGGCGCGGCCTGTCCGCCCTCCCTCATGGAGGCGTACGACAAGCTCGGCGTCCGCGTCTGCCACGCCTGGGGTATGACCGAGACCTCCCCGCTCGGCACGATGGCGCACCCTCCGGCCGGTCTGAGTGCCGAGGAGGAGTGGCCCTACCGGATCACCCAGGGCCGTTTCCCGGCGGGCGTCGAGGCCCGTCTGGTCGGCCCCGGCGGTGACCTCCTGCCCTGGGACGGGGAGTCGGCCGGCGAGCTGGAGGTACGCGGCAACTGGATCGCGAGCTCCTACTACGGCGGTGCGGCCGGTGAACCCTTCCGGCCCGAGGACAAGTTCAGCGCGGACGGCTGGCTCAAGACCGGCGATGTCGGCGTCATCAGCGCCGACGGCTACCTCACCCTCACCGACCGTGCGAAGGACGTCATCAAGTCCGGCGGTGAATGGATCTCCAGTGTGGAGCTGGAGAACGCGCTGATGGCGCACCCAGAGGTCGCTGAGGCCGCGGTCGTCGCCGTCCCGGACGAGAAGTGGGGAGAGCGCCCGCTGGCCACGGTCGTCCTCAAGGAGGGCGCGGCCGTGGACTACGCGGGTCTGCGCGAGTTCCTCGCCCGGACCATCGCCAAGTGGCAGCTGCCGGAGCGCTGGACGTTCATCGAGGCGGTGCCCAAGACCAGCGTCGGCAAGTTCGACAAGAAGGTGATCCGCAAGCAGTACGCGGACGGCGCACTGGACGTCACCAAGCTCGACTGA
- a CDS encoding SigE family RNA polymerase sigma factor, whose translation MTTPVCPLASNPTPYPSFSAYVRTRGTVLMRTARSLTANPCDAEDLLQTALAKTYVAWDRIEDHRALDGYVRRTLVNTRTSQWRKRKVDEFVCDELPETEAAPASDPAEAQALRDAMWRAVTRLPDRQRAMVVLRYYEDLSEAQTAELLGVSVGTVKSAVSRALGKLREDPELMPVR comes from the coding sequence ATGACCACGCCTGTGTGCCCGCTCGCCTCGAATCCGACGCCGTACCCGTCGTTCTCGGCGTACGTCCGGACCCGCGGCACGGTCCTGATGCGCACTGCGCGCTCCCTCACCGCCAACCCGTGCGATGCGGAGGACCTGCTCCAGACCGCCCTTGCGAAGACGTATGTGGCCTGGGACCGCATCGAGGATCACCGCGCGCTGGACGGCTACGTCCGGCGGACGCTGGTCAACACCCGTACCTCCCAGTGGCGCAAGCGCAAGGTCGACGAGTTCGTATGCGACGAGCTGCCGGAGACCGAGGCGGCCCCGGCCTCCGACCCCGCCGAGGCGCAGGCACTGCGCGACGCGATGTGGCGCGCGGTGACCCGGCTGCCCGACCGTCAGCGCGCCATGGTCGTCCTCCGGTACTACGAGGACCTGAGCGAGGCGCAGACCGCGGAGCTGCTCGGGGTCTCGGTCGGCACGGTCAAGAGCGCGGTCTCCCGCGCCCTGGGCAAGCTCCGCGAGGACCCGGAGCTCATGCCGGTCCGGTGA